The nucleotide sequence TTACCGTCTCTTTGACAGATTGGAGGTGGAATCTTGAACTTAGGTCCCGATCTATCGCCAGCCAACTCTGGGTTGTTTGTGttcaaaatcttgaagaaacGTGACAAAAGATCCTCGTATGGTAAACCAACGTCCTGTTGGATGCTAGAATTCGTCTCCAATGGAGTAGAGTCCTTAGAAATATCGTCCACAGAAATACCCGCTTGTTCTAATTGCTTCTCAAACTCATCCACACTCGTCTCGGCCTtagccttcttcttcttcttcttcaactttagCTCTCCTAGCGCATCGGAAATGTCATCCACTTGCTTCTCAGCACTACCGCCTTCTTCAGCGtctttgctcttcttcttctttttcttgagtCCCGCGAATAGTTCATCGGTGCCTTCGCCAGCGCCGCCAAGTAGCTCCTCTGGAACAACcttcttgctcttcttcttcttcaaactaGGATCAAATCCCAACTCAGCTGCAACGTCAGTCATCTCTTGCGTCTGATGCTACGAACACTAGTTTCCGCTCAAAAagtattcaaaagaatcCTTCCGTTAAACTATCCAAACAAAACGTTCAACGTTAACTAGCGATGATGCGTCTTAAACACTTTGGTGGTAAAACTTTCAATGCTcacttttttctctgtttctttcattAACTGATATTTCTCATCAAGCCCGTATGacgaagaaaagaaaattatcaaaaaaaaaaaaaaaaaaaaaaaatttgagCAAACAAGCGCAGCGCGCTATGTATGCaaaaattattgaaagaatgaaTCACTGTTTACGATATATGTCCGGGTAAATATACACGTGACTTGGTGACTGGAGAACGGTGGGCTGGATGCGTGTAACTGTTTGGTTAACAGGTACCACCATCCAGCCCCCAATCCCCACCGCTTTAGTTCACATTTTATCTCTACATATTCCAAACCCATGTGAGTCGGCTGAATACCGCTCCTGCTCCCTTAGCTCAACCTATTTAATCTCAAGCTTTTCGGTCTGTTCTCTTAGAGCCTCTGTGGCTTCCTTGGTGACCTGCTCGATTTCCGTACCCTCCTTGATCTCTACATTGTCGACACTGGCTGGCTCTTGCGACGCACTTGTATCCTgatcatcgtcatcattAGCCTCTGGCTCAACGTCgtatttcttcaaatagTAAGTCTCCACTTCCTCTTGGCCGTTGTTCTCGGCTTCAAAAATCGCGTCGTGGTCaaatttgttcttgataAATGGGTCGGCGTCGTACTCCTCACATAACAGCTTCACTATGTCCAATTTACCGTTGAGCGAGGCCCAGTGTAGTGCAGTGTTACCAGTTCCATTTTGTTTGTTCACCCATGCCTTTACTTTGTCCTTAGGAACAATGCTCAAAAGGTATTTTACAACTTCGTAGTGCCCGTTGGCGGCAGCCATGTGTAGAGGTGAAGAGCTTGAAAGCTCATCGTAGCATTCGGTTAACGTGCTAGGGTCGATCAAGTTTGTAAAAATGTCTTCCAGCGACTCTAGATCGCCCGCTCTAGCATCTAAAATAATAGCTTCTTGGTCTTCCTGATCTAGTGGGCCCTTGTGTAGACTCATTTTTTTATGAaatgtatgtgtgtgtttgtgtATGTAATACCGAACCTTGGTGTCTGATAAAGCTGCCAACCTTTGCTACTTTAATCAGTTCCAAACCTATCTCATCGCACTACTCATCTCTTTTGAcagtttttcaattttaacTTCTaaaactctttctttttctttttggtttttttcacttctcTAGTTGTACAGATTTACCATGCGATGAGTTCTTTAGTACTGGGCAACAAGCAATTAGTCAACTAAGAATAgaggtatatatattaccTTTCATACATGGTAATGTTCCCAGACTTTGAAGCACAACATATATGCTGTAGACATATACCATAGAATACCGGGATGTCCAAAAAGTTAACGGATGTTCTAAATAAAAAGCTGGATTTCACAAACAATTCTCCCATAGACATattcttccaagaattgGATAACTTCTTCGGCCGCATTAATCAGAAAGATTTTAAAACAAGCATATATGATGATCTACAATTAAACAATGACCAATTGGTAGATACCCTTCTTTCGTACTTTGAACGTATCTGTCGACTTGTTTcagaaaaacaagaagagaacaATGACTTAATCCCTATTTCTTTGCATGACATGAAGCATTTCGATACATTGGTTAATTTACTTGTGATTCATGGTATCAATGCCAATTTACCAGTTCCTATACAGATTCCGTTAGAGCAGAGAAGACTCGACTCGTTCAGAGATGAAAATAAACTCTATAAGTTGGATGTTATCCCCACAGCGGGGAAATGCTCAgaagctttgaaaagaatgcttctttctttcgaGAATATCTTTTTGAACGCACCAACAAGTCATTATGTGAGAAAGATACTACTCAAGGGAGGTCCCGGATACGCAGATACTTTGATCGGCTATATGTCGTTAATGTACGCTGCCACTAGTTCCGTGGATGCGAAAGCTTACGAACAAAAGTTACGtcaattggaaaagataAAAGATACTTATTCGTTGTTTGAAATCtattctttattcttatcGACAATAAAGAATGACAAATTTAAGTACTGGCCTTTGAACAGATTAAGTTTGCTTGTGGTGGAACGTGATGATGGATTAATATCTTTAGTGGACTTTATCGTGGGGGTTAGAGAGGATGACCAGGTAGACACATCTAAATTTGAAAGGGTAAATAGAATTGTTCTTGCTAAACCGAAAACCCTAACTAGTGTTCAATATTTTGACAAGTTATTTGTCCAGATATATGAATGTTTCACGCACGTGGATAAACCCATCTTAATAAGCTGTCTAAATGGGATAGTTACCGCTTTTTATTtgaggaacaaaagaatcGTCAGAGACTTCCTCTTTACTAAGATTAACAAAGTACTATACAATACAGATAATACTAATATACCTGTCAAGGACGTCAATAATGTTATTAATGTTCTTATATCTGTTGGGCGGACCACGTATACTGATTTGATAACTGATATGATAGCAAGTTACAAGAATGGACAAGACTTCTATCTAAATCTATGGATCTATGCgatgtttttgaaaaaaggCCAAAAGTCAACGCCTAAAAATGAGGGAGAACCACCTTATTACAATATCATTTTAGGCCTAATAAAAACGTATATGGTAGTTACCGATAATTATAAAGACCTGGACATCATACTTTCAAACATGGTAAACTATGATCATGATACATGGGAATACAGAATTGACCTTGAAACTCAATTACCTTACATATCTACTAAGGATCAAAATATAAGCGAAAGTTTGGGAATTGGGAAACTaagtgttgaagaagaaactactaaaaaatttcaaaaaatgcTCATGGATATCGATCCAGCAGTTGATCTCTTTATTGAATTACTAACCAAAATTGATGATCAGCAAGTTAATAAATCTATCTTCTCAGCAGTTACTAATAGTTGGTTGAAGCAAATACCTAATCTCCAAACTGAAAACATTAAACCGCTTCAGAAAGTAGGCaatgaggaagatgatgatgatagcTCTTTTGCCGATAATATACAGTCAATGATTTTCTTaaaagttttggaaagaatgAATGAGGTTTTCAAATCCAATTTGTTGACAGAACCTTCAGACCTTTTGGTTATAATATTGCAAATATTGGAATTTGCTAAAACAAATAAGGAACTTCCAAAAGAGCCTGAttctgatgatgaggatgacgaagatgatggGGATGATGAACAATTGATGAGTCCGTCTGATACGTTTGGAATCGCCTTAAAATTACTGAATTCAGTCCTCCCTACATTCCATTCTGCCTGTAATGAAAAGGAGAAAACTTTACTAACTTCTATCCGTCAAAAGACTATTAACCTTAAGAGTGCAGCTTGGCAAAATATTGTTAGACaaattgatgatattttgGCTCAAGAGCCTTCAtatcaagatgatgatgatgataagAATAATGATAAAGCACTTTTGAAAAAGGCTTTAGCAAATATTAATGATCCTTTAGTCCCTATTCGTGCTCATGGTTTGTTGCAATTAAGGCAGTTACTTCAAAAAAGATCTAAGCAAGTAGATATTAAAAAGGTATTCATGATTCACATCACACAATTACATGATCAAGATCCTTTCATATATTTGAACGTAATAAGGGGTTTGGGAATGCTCATTGATATTCGACCTGATGAAACATTGCAGCTATTATTCAAGGCCTACCGTGCAAAAGAAAGTAAATCTAGTGTCGATGATATCCTAAAAATTGGTGAGGTTCTTATGAACTATGTATCCGTCCAGGGTGAAACATTTACAGGTAAAAATTCTGCAGAATTGATTTCAATATGTTTGGAAAAtgtgaaagaaaaagagagagtTGACAATCGAGTAAGAATGTCATCAATGTCTATACTTGGTAAGTGCTTAGAACTAAATGCTCTAGGAATTCAAGATTTCATAGGGGATATTTTGGACTGCGCATTTGGTATTTTGACCTTTGAAACGAATACAAATTCAGACGATGAAGACATAAAAAAGAATCCTGCAATTATGCGGAGAAGTGCTGTGCATTTAATATACGATCTCTTGTCGAATTCTGGTTTAGGACTATTTCCTGAAAGCTATGGTGTCGAGAAGGTTAAGACCACTCTTTCGTATATTAAAAGCCAAGATAACGACTTCTTAGTATGTGAGCAAATTGGTACTGTCTTAAACCAAATCGATATACATCTTCAGAATTCAATGATACCAGATAACATAAATTCGCCATCTCTTAAACAACTACAACTGTAAATATTTAGTTTCCGAAAACATATTTTGTTAGCTGGGTTcaggaaagaaaaggtaCCAAGTTCAACATATCCTTCAAAGGAGTCTGTTTTGACGATACTTCTCTTGTTACTAAAGATCTTGTCACAAGAATACAAAAGTAAGGATAAGAGGATGTGTAAAAAACAGTTTAAATATCTATTTAACTCACTTGTTTGTTTCGTTCCAGTATGATGTTTTGGAAATCAGGCCATTGTGGTGAATGTTTTGCAAAAGGAACAGTTTGCGGTTAAGTTCTTTAAACGCCTTAAATGCTGCCATATGGGTACAAGGCAGTATATCTGTGTATGTAATGTTAATTTCgtattgtttttttcccgATTAGATCAGGCTATCTCAAATACTGTAGGTTTATATTAGACTTGATCATTCAATCTAATTACTTGTAAGCGAAATAAATTGCGGCGATAACAGTGAGGAATATCGTGAAACCAAtgttgaacttgaactcttcatcttcttcggtTACAGCAACCTTTGCATCATATTCAGATCTATCCATTACCTTCTTGTATATTGGGGTTTCTTTAGGTTTGACACCAGCTGGTAATTGTTCTTGGTACATAGATTCGATAAATTGTTCGATCTTTGCTATTTGAATGTTAATTTTCAAGTAACTTGGGTCTTCAACAGTAACTCTCTTCTTAATATCACGTAGGTAATACTGGAAAATTTCTACGCAACCTCTCAAGGTTCTGGATTTGAGGATCAAGTAACAAGTAGTACCTTTTCTAATCTTAACATTTTCATGCAAAACCTTAGGATTAGCAAACACAAGCGATAAAGTAGCGATTGCCATAACTTGAGGGATAGCGCAGAATTGAAAGGATGATTGTTCATGTACCGAAGCCAAGAAGTGTAGTACACTTTGGATGTGACTCATTGCGTTGAGAACAAGATGGTTAATGCAGTAAATACCCTGTTGAGTATGTTCTGGCTTAGCGAAGTCTGAAAGTTTCTCTGCATACAAAGACCATATTTCTTTTGGCCAAAAAGAGCGTCCATCTTCTAAATCCTCTGCATAATCTCTAATGATGTTGGTCTTTTGCAAGAATAGACCCATGTCTTCATATAAATgaacattttcttcatataAGTCTTTTGAGCTGAAATTTGCTAAAACGAGCAATTGTGTTAGCCCATCACCAACTAAACCGGCAACATAATGACAGTATAGATCATAGTCTTTAACCGATTGTAGTCCATTTAGGTTAAAGTTTTCATCCAAAATGTAGTCAGCCATACCGTTACCCATCTTATGAGtgatttctttgatgaCTTTTTGATACTCTGGCTTCAATTTGTGGAATTCTTTTAGGATGGCAGTGAAATCGACCAACACATCACGATCTTTTTCGGTAGGAGAATTTCCATCAAAAGACCATTCTTCTAGTTCCAATTTAGTGTCAAATTCACGTAATAGAGGAATTTTAATCTTTGAATCAATAGTCATGTCATCTTCAACAGTATCTAATGCTCTTAAAACTAAATAGAAAATAGCAACAGCATTACGCAATTCGGGGTGCAACTCCATAATCACCGAAGCAAACGATCTAGAAGTCAATTTTAGAAGTTCATGGCATCTTTTTAGCTCAGGCGTCTTTTCGCTTTCAGCTTCAGCAAACAATGGCTTTCTGAAAAGCTTCAATTTCAGAGCAGCCTTTAGCTCTAAAGGATGCGATAGTAGCTGTCCAACTTTACCCATTTGTTCAGTAGTTTGATACTCAAGGAATGGCTTCTCTAATGTGAGAAAATTCCAATTCTCCAATTGTATTTATATTGACTATAGTAAAACACCTTATGTTAGTTTTatattccaaatatttcagTAAAtatcgtttttttttttgtcgtAGAGGTATGCACTTCAGTTTTCCAAACGAGAAAAAGCGAAGACAAGATCCGCAAGGAACAAGACCATTGTtccaaaaaacaaaaagataGCGAAGGACACTAAAAAGTACGAATGATATTTCCGCACTTTGGCGATCtatgaattgaaaaatgagaaTGCATTCGGAATAAAGAAATTTTACACATTGATTCTAATGATGTATAAAAACAGTTTAAATGTGGAAAATGGCTTTATACGAATGTGTCATTTTTATCAGTTGACAAATTTGAAGTCGAAAGAGAGTTTCAGTtctgaaaagatcaatgaaaatattcttAAGAAGtttgtaaaaaaaaactaactATGAAGTACATTTCATGTTAATACTGTATATCAATGCTAAAGCTGCCACTTTATAGAGCATGAAGGGGGGTTCATTAGTTTGAATGACTTCCTCATACAAAGACGTTACAgtaacaaagaaaaagtaaaaaaaagtagGTCGTACCCGGATTCGAACCGGGGTTGTTCGGATCAAAACCGAAAGTGATAACCACTACACTATACAACCGGATAGTTGTATATTTGAAAGGTCTGACGGTACATATTGTGGGTTCTGGGATTTTCCAGTCATGTGTCTTTAATTCAAGATCTGTGGTATCTGTTGCATCCATAGTGTTTATTAGCTATATATCTAgtattttttgttgatgaacCTGAAGCTCTGGTGTAACTGTGTTTAGGGTGCCATTGCTCGGATATAATGCCTgtttatataataattcagattgattgatgataAACATCCCTTATGTAAAATCTTGATACTTAACCGCCTATTACATTGATAGTTACCCGATCATAGTTTATGATTGGTTCCAACACATATCGACGGAGACCGGTCTGATATGGGGTAAGTTGTTTAAGTGTGGCTATGGCATATTTTTACTCTTCTCTTCCCATCCGTGTAAAGTTGAGTTTTTAGTCGTCTTTATCTCGTTAACGATGTTGTCGTTACCACGTTGGTCATTTTCTTGACCCCCACATTAATATCATATCTATGCATGTATAAAGAGAGAAGGGGCAAGAACATTaacatttttgaaaaacaGTTGTTAACCATGACGTAtacttgaaagaagagagaagtTTATACTTGTAAGCTGTTAAGCAGTCCGGTTGAAGTGTTTCAACTATTGGTCTACGGACAATATCCATAATAACGATACCGGAATGacaaaaactgaaaaagaCAAGATGCTTGCTGGAGAAGCGTTTGATGGATGGGATCCTGATTTGGTTACTGAACGTGACAGGGCGCGAGAACTCTTATCACAATACAATAGTACAACTCCTAAAGACATCGAACTTAGAAACCAAATTTTAGAAAAGCTGGTTGTTAAATCAGGCGTTGCGTATATCGAACCTAATTTCCGTTGTGATTATGGGTATAATATAATTCTTGGCCGGAATTTCTACGCCAACTTTGATTGCGTATTCCTTGATGGTAACAAGATTGAAATCGGGGATGATGTTCAATTGGGACCTGGTGTCCATATTTACACGGCCTCACACCCTTTGgatccagaagaaagagcaaATGGTGTCGAATTTGCGTTTCCTGTTAAGATTGGAAGTAATGTATGGATTGGGGGTCACTCCACTATCCTTCCTGGGGTTACAATTGGAAACAACTCTATAATTGGGGCTGGTAGTCTGGTTAATAAAGACGTCCCAGCAAATGTCGTTGTGGCGGGAAACCCAGCTAAAGTAATTAAGGAAATTCCTGTGAAgaacaaataaatatacTGAAATATTTATAAAGGTGCCTGGCGCTAATTAAGAAGAATTTTAGTAGAGCTATAATGtaaatttatttttaatcCCTCTTAATTTCGTGAACTG is from Kluyveromyces marxianus DMKU3-1042 DNA, complete genome, chromosome 2 and encodes:
- the SUI3 gene encoding translation initiation factor eIF2 subunit beta, coding for MTDVAAELGFDPSLKKKKSKKVVPEELLGGAGEGTDELFAGLKKKKKKSKDAEEGGSAEKQVDDISDALGELKLKKKKKKAKAETSVDEFEKQLEQAGISVDDISKDSTPLETNSSIQQDVGLPYEDLLSRFFKILNTNNPELAGDRSGPKFKIPPPICQRDGKKTIFANIQEISEKLQRSPEHMIQYLFAELGTSGSVDGQKRLVIKGKFLPKQMENLLRRYILEYVTCKTCKSINTELKKEQSNRLFFLVCKSCGSTRSVSSIKTGYQAHVGRRKRM
- the YAR1 gene encoding Yar1p, producing MSLHKGPLDQEDQEAIILDARAGDLESLEDIFTNLIDPSTLTECYDELSSSSPLHMAAANGHYEVVKYLLSIVPKDKVKAWVNKQNGTGNTALHWASLNGKLDIVKLLCEEYDADPFIKNKFDHDAIFEAENNGQEEVETYYLKKYDVEPEANDDDDQDTSASQEPASVDNVEIKEGTEIEQVTKEATEALREQTEKLEIK
- the RTP1 gene encoding Rtp1p, with protein sequence MSKKLTDVLNKKLDFTNNSPIDIFFQELDNFFGRINQKDFKTSIYDDLQLNNDQLVDTLLSYFERICRLVSEKQEENNDLIPISLHDMKHFDTLVNLLVIHGINANLPVPIQIPLEQRRLDSFRDENKLYKLDVIPTAGKCSEALKRMLLSFENIFLNAPTSHYVRKILLKGGPGYADTLIGYMSLMYAATSSVDAKAYEQKLRQLEKIKDTYSLFEIYSLFLSTIKNDKFKYWPLNRLSLLVVERDDGLISLVDFIVGVREDDQVDTSKFERVNRIVLAKPKTLTSVQYFDKLFVQIYECFTHVDKPILISCLNGIVTAFYLRNKRIVRDFLFTKINKVLYNTDNTNIPVKDVNNVINVLISVGRTTYTDLITDMIASYKNGQDFYLNLWIYAMFLKKGQKSTPKNEGEPPYYNIILGLIKTYMVVTDNYKDLDIILSNMVNYDHDTWEYRIDLETQLPYISTKDQNISESLGIGKLSVEEETTKKFQKMLMDIDPAVDLFIELLTKIDDQQVNKSIFSAVTNSWLKQIPNLQTENIKPLQKVGNEEDDDDSSFADNIQSMIFLKVLERMNEVFKSNLLTEPSDLLVIILQILEFAKTNKELPKEPDSDDEDDEDDGDDEQLMSPSDTFGIALKLLNSVLPTFHSACNEKEKTLLTSIRQKTINLKSAAWQNIVRQIDDILAQEPSYQDDDDDKNNDKALLKKALANINDPLVPIRAHGLLQLRQLLQKRSKQVDIKKVFMIHITQLHDQDPFIYLNVIRGLGMLIDIRPDETLQLLFKAYRAKESKSSVDDILKIGEVLMNYVSVQGETFTGKNSAELISICLENVKEKERVDNRVRMSSMSILGKCLELNALGIQDFIGDILDCAFGILTFETNTNSDDEDIKKNPAIMRRSAVHLIYDLLSNSGLGLFPESYGVEKVKTTLSYIKSQDNDFLVCEQIGTVLNQIDIHLQNSMIPDNINSPSLKQLQL
- the ERG9 gene encoding bifunctional farnesyl-diphosphate farnesyltransferase/squalene synthase, which encodes MGKVGQLLSHPLELKAALKLKLFRKPLFAEAESEKTPELKRCHELLKLTSRSFASVIMELHPELRNAVAIFYLVLRALDTVEDDMTIDSKIKIPLLREFDTKLELEEWSFDGNSPTEKDRDVLVDFTAILKEFHKLKPEYQKVIKEITHKMGNGMADYILDENFNLNGLQSVKDYDLYCHYVAGLVGDGLTQLLVLANFSSKDLYEENVHLYEDMGLFLQKTNIIRDYAEDLEDGRSFWPKEIWSLYAEKLSDFAKPEHTQQGIYCINHLVLNAMSHIQSVLHFLASVHEQSSFQFCAIPQVMAIATLSLVFANPKVLHENVKIRKGTTCYLILKSRTLRGCVEIFQYYLRDIKKRVTVEDPSYLKINIQIAKIEQFIESMYQEQLPAGVKPKETPIYKKVMDRSEYDAKVAVTEEDEEFKFNIGFTIFLTVIAAIYFAYK
- the maa gene encoding acetyltransferase; translation: MTKTEKDKMLAGEAFDGWDPDLVTERDRARELLSQYNSTTPKDIELRNQILEKLVVKSGVAYIEPNFRCDYGYNIILGRNFYANFDCVFLDGNKIEIGDDVQLGPGVHIYTASHPLDPEERANGVEFAFPVKIGSNVWIGGHSTILPGVTIGNNSIIGAGSLVNKDVPANVVVAGNPAKVIKEIPVKNK